The following is a genomic window from Pseudomonas promysalinigenes.
CCAGGTTCCAGAAATTGTCATCTGGCAACAGTTCAACCGCATCGCGCATGTAGCCCTGAAACGCGACGATCGCTCGTAGCGGCACCGCCAGAGGCTTGGCCGGCCCTGTGGTACCTGAGGTGAACATCAACAGGAAGGGGTCGTCGCCTGAACGCATTACTGGCTCGCACTGCTCAGATGCAGCCTCAAGGCACTGATGGAAGTCCAACTCGGCGCTACGGGCTTTGACGGTAATGATTGTCGGGCATTGGTCCACATCATCGAGCTTGGCACGGTTGGCCTGATCAGTGACCACGACCCGGGCGCCGGACTGCTGCAGGCGATGCTCGATGGCCTTAGGGCCGAATGCAGTGAACAAAGGCTGGTATACGGCGCCAAGGCGCCAGGTGGCGAGAATGGTGACCAGCAGCTCAGCAGTGCGTGGCATCAAGCCTGCTACCCGGTCACCTGGGCCTACCCCTTGGGCCTTGAGCACAGTGGCAAAACGGGCGGCCTGTGTTTTGAGCTGATCGAAAGTGTAGCGCGTGGTGTTGCCATCACGATCCTCGTGAATCAACGCCAGCGCGCCTTGGCCGGCATGGCGGTCGCAACACTCGACACAGGCATTGAGCGAATCGAAGTTGCCATGCAAGGCACTACTGGCTGACTGGCCAAGGTCGAACCCTCGAATGGCCTCAGCATAATCGCGCATCGTTGGACTCCTGGATTATTGTTGTTGGAGTGAAACCATCGGTCCAACGATGTTCGCGCCGCCCAATCGCCGCGGCAATGGTCAAACCTGTCAAAGTGGATGACCGGTTTGGCCGCATTCTGCTAGGCACTCTCACGCTCTGCCGCACGCAGATAAGACTGCGTCAAGCCGCTGAATAGGCGCTGCGTCTCGGCATCTTTGAGCAGTTGTAGGTTCTCGACCTGGTCATGACGAGCAGCCGCAGGCAAAGCTGGCTGTTGAATTTGCACCCTGAGGATACGCTGGGTGTAGTCCGCCTCGATGGCTTCAAACATCCGGGCGTGCCGTTGGCGCAGGTAATGACGCCAGAAATCACGACGGCTCAGGCTATCGGTCAGGGCTTCCAAGGTCTGCGCGCGATTCACTCGCTGCAATACGCCATCGATCTGGGCCTGTGTCAGCTGGGCTGAGTCGGGATAGCGCATAGCACGGGGTTGATCCGGCAAGTTCAAGCGCTCACGCAGCCCGACCCTGAGGGCCAAGTCGACTGCCAACTGATCGACGACTTGCCCTGCGGCCGACCGTTGCCGGGCCTCACGGTAGGCTGCCGATTGCAGCTGATCCAAGCGGAACAGTTGCCTGCCAAACTCCACCAGCTGCGCACTAGGGTGCCCATTTGCGGTTTGCGCCAGCGCTTGCCTGACCCATATCTGCAGCGCACTGAACTGGCTGGCGACCGCGTCCGAACACGACAGTGGCACATCGGCCTGGCTAAATACTTGGCGGCAAAGCACAGGATCGCCGTCCAGCGCCCCCAACAGCGTCCAAACACCCTCCATCAGTGCTTCACGCCCAGCACCGGCGTGTAGATAGTCAGCCGTGAACTGCAACCGCGCTAGCAGCCGGAACAATGCGTCGCTGCCGGGTTGTTCCTGCAAGCGTTGCCACAATGCCTCTCGTGTTGTTTGAATCTGCGCGGTCGGGTGCTCCGCCCACAGCGCTCTGGCGCTTGGCAGGTCCACGGCGGGAAACGATTCTGATGGGTGCCCATGTACCTCAATGACGTCCAACGCATACAGGTTTCGAAGCTGTGCGACAGGCAAAGGGTTGCGCTCGACCAACAACGCACGGCGAAACCCATAGGGCATCAGCTGGATCTCTTGCGGTACGTCGCGCAGCAGGTTGTCGCGCAAGTCCGCGCACTCAAGCATCCCACATAGCTCCAGGCGTTGCGGCCAGGCGCCCAATCGGCAATGGCGCAAGTTCAGGGTGGCGAGACGGGAAAGCTGGTTGAAGCGTAAGTTCAACGCTTCCAGAGGGTTGTAGCTCAGATCCAGATGAACAAGTTCGGGCAAGCTATGAAGCACCTCGACGGTAGCGGCATCCAGGCGAATTTGATTGTGCGCCAGGCGCAACACGCGAATGCTCGGCAGATAACCCACCCCCAGCGGCAGGCGCAGCAAACGGTTGCTGCTCAGGTTCAAGTCGGTCACAGCACTGAATGGTCGCAGGAAATCGACCGGGATCTCGTTAATCGGCGAGTCGCGCAGGCACAGTGCCGTGATGCGATGAAATTCAATTTGTGGTGGCAAAGCTGGCAACGTTCTCAGGTGCGCTCCAGCAAGAAGCAAACGCTGCCCTTGGTCAGAGGGGTTGGCTTCAGCCTGAAGCCGCCACGCCCGCAGGATGCTGTCCGCGGTCAACCTGCGCGCAGCTTGTTGGCTTTCCTGCAGTTCCGCGCCCACCCAACGGTTCAAGTGCTCAATCAACTGCTCGTGATCATCCTGCAATTGCACCAGCCGCTCGAACACAGGCTGCGGCCCTTGTGCCAGGCGCGCCTGCTCGTCGTCGAGCCCTTGCTCAGTCAAGCTTGGGTACAGAGCACGCAACTGATCTCGAACAGTCGCTTGCTGTCGAGTGCCCAGACCTCCAGGGCGGCCGCTCAGCGGGTAGCCAATGCGCCCATGCTCCAGGCGGCGCACTGGGTTCGCCCAGCTACCCTGCTCGGGCCACCCCAGCATACGCGTGATGCCCCAATGGGTAGCGGGCAGCCGAGCCAGCAGGCGCTCACGCAACTGGCTCGCCGAAGCGCTGCCTGCGATTTGCATTGCGCTTCGTTGCTCAGGCGTGAGTGCCGCAGCGACAGCCTCGAAAACGCAACCTGGGTCGCCAAGCGTGGCGCGCAGTGCCTCACCACGGCCGTCGTAGACCGTGAAGGTGCCCTCATGCCACACCAGCCTGCGTTCCTGCTCGGTTTGCCCACCACTGCCCAGGTGTTTGATCGAGCGCCCATCCAGTGCCCCCTCACGCAAATCGATGTCAAGCCCCTGAAGGTCAAAGCTATCGAGCAAGGTCAGCACCAGCTCACCTGTCACATCGCTGTAGGCGGTGCTCAAATACAGGCCGGTCAAGCCTCGGGTCAGACGGGCCAGGCGCAACAGTGCCCGCGCATTCTTTGCACACTGCAACGGCAATCGCCTTTCGACACGGGCCATTTCGCGTTCAAGATCACTTGCCTGGCTAACCACTTCGCTGACATAGGCTGAGGGCAAACCGGGAAAATCCCGGTGCACCAGTGCTGTCATCGGGTCTTCGGCGAACGGTTGCCCGGTAAGGTAGCTGAACAGTTGCGGGCGCAGCCAGGCCTCGTCGGCCAGCACGTGGTCCAACCCTCTGCCACCACGATTCTGGCCCTCGCACCATGTCAACAACTCAATGTCCGAAGCCGTCAGAGTCTGGGCGCGTACATGCTCGAAGAATGTGCCAACCCGCGCATGGGCCTGGAAGGCTCGCAGGGTCTGCCTCAGATGCACAGGCGTTGGCCGGTTCTCAACCAGAATACCGCGCAGTGCATCTTCGTCGACATCGGCAACCTGCATCACTTGCGTGGCCTGGCGCGCCTCGATGGGGGGATGCTGCGGCCATAACACATCGAGCATGCGCTCAGGCCCCTGCCATGTCAGCGGTTGATCACGCAGCAGCCGCCAACTGCGCTCGCCGTTGTGCAGCACCATCGGCCCGTAGCCACCGCTCGTGGAGGCATGGCGTAAGCGGTACGGCCCGTCAGGTTGTGGTCGATGCATCTCGTAGTAGCGCCCGTCCATGCGCATCCAGCGGCGCCCTCCATAGCCATAGCGTCCATCTTCGAGCAGATCGATGTTGCCTGGCACGCTTTGGTAATTGGCAGCGTCGAAGTGCCATAGGCGGCTGCGCCCGTGCGCTAGGCTCACAGGCTCCAACCCCGCGATGAATGCGCTGCGCAGGTAGCTGACGCCGGCCACGGTCACAGCGCCAGCCACCACAGTTTCGGCAACGCTCAGTAAGTGCTCCAGGGCTTCATGCTGGTGGCCCCTGGACCAATCACTTATCCCTTCGAAAACTTCCGAACAGGTTTGCACCACCAACTGTCCCAACAGCAATGCACCCACCACCGGGATGAAGAAGCCGGCCAGGTTGAGCAAGTCCAAACCGGCCGATTGCCAAGCTTCGTGCCTTGCACGTGAAGCGGCGGCCTGAGCATCGGCGCTGGGTACAAGCAGTAGGCGGGCATCATTTTTCACGTGCGCAACCTGCACGGTCGCCATCGCCGCGAACAATTCGCCCTGTGCAGCTAGCCCCTTGAGCTGCAAGTCCGGGTGGGCATCCTGCAGGCGCAAGCCAAGGGTCATGATGAAACCTGGCCGCTGGTCCACGCCGATCAGCTGGCTGAAATACTGCCTATAGGCCTGGCTGCCCAGCTGGGTCGCCATCGCCTTATTCAACGCATCCAGAGTATCGAAGCGCCGAAGCGCCTTGTCTGGGTCGCCAGGCAGGTACAGCACAACGCCCCTGACCAAGCCCGTTTGGTCGCGCAATACAATCAACAACCCCTCGGCGGTTGGCCGCCCAAGTACGTGCAGCATCCCAGGGTAAGCCCGCAAGCCGCCCTCGAACTTCTCGGCGTCGCTCTGGCCTATCTCGCTCAGTGCAAGTTCCTCGGCGCCGCTGATATCCCCCTTCAGAGCAGCCACTTTGCAAGCAAGCTTAAGGGCTGCTCGCTTGTCTTGAGCCAAGAGCTCGAGGGCCTCCTGTGTGAACACCGTATCAAGCTCCGCTTGGTACCTGGCACCTACGTCAAGCGCGCGGCACGCCCTGACCAGCTGGGCTGCGGAACCGCTCAGCACCAGGTCACTGCCGGGCGCAACTAGGCCGGTTCCGTCGTAAAAGCTAGCATTGGCCGGGAAGTTACTCATCAGCTGCAGCAAACCATTCCGTCTTACTTCGCCATACCCGTAGGTCGGCAATGCCAGATTGGCCCCCATATCGAAGCGTGGCGTCACCACACGCCACTCCAGATCCGCAAAGGTGACCCCGGCGGGCAAAGGCTTTTGCAGCACGCCGGCCAGATGCTGCTCGGCGAATGCCTGCAAAGGCAGCAGCTGCTCGGTACAGGCTTGCACACGTGCCTGGCTTGCCTTGTACTCGGTGAAGCGGCTACGCAGTGCGGCAATCTGGGACGCCGAAGCCCGAGCCAGCCAATCAGGCAGCCGAGCACTTATGAAAGCGTCTGTAGCAGTGCTAAGGGTCGATTCGGACGCGGGTATTAGGTGATCCGTCATGGGAGTGCCTGCTGGGTACTGGGAAGCGTTTATGGTCGGTTGCTGGCAGCACCACAGGCAGGGGGAACTGCGCCTGGTACCGCTATGGGCTGCCATTTGCTTAGGCCAATGGTGCAAGAGGCGGGTTAGCTGGCAGGGTCTGGCAGCTCGGCCAAAGCCTCTCGAGTCAGGCGCAGCGCCAGTTCCTTCACCGCAGCCTGCCGCTCGTCCGCCAGGCGGTTGGCGGCAAGCAGATAGTCGCCGCTGCTCGAAGGTGAATTGTCCAGGGCTTCGAGTTGCGACCAAAATGGTGCTTCGACCTCGCTGAACAGCTGGCCATGGCTGCTGCGCAAGCTGTCCAACCAGAAATCTCGCTGGCTGACGTACCGCGCCAAAGCGTCGGTGGTCTCGGCGTGCCGGACAGCCATTGCCGCGGTGTCCAAATGATGCTGATTAACCCCGGAAAGGGCTGGAAAATGCATGGTGCGCGGCTGGCCTGGCAAGTCCAGTACCCGCGCCAAACCGATGCGGTAGGCCAGGCTCATTTCAACTTCATCGACATCCTGGCCTTGAGTTCGGCGTACTTGCATGTCTTCGCGAGCCAGGGTTTCTACCTGATCAAGCCTGAACAAGCGTCTAGCCAGTTCCAAGCGAGCTAGCCGGCCGGCCTGTGGCGGGCTTTCGCGCAACGCCTGCGCCACATAGACCTGTACTTCGAGTCTGCTGAAGCACGACGCCACACTGTCCATGCAGGTACGCGGGTGTGCAGCCAGGCTGAACAGATCATCACGCAGGCTGGTGTCGCCGGCGGCTTGCTCTAGCACTACCCAGACCCTACGGCGCAGGTCTGCAGGCACTCGTTCAAAGTCTTGGGTTCCGGTCAACGCATCCAGCAGCTGGAAAAAATCCTGGCTGCCAGGCTCGACGTTCAGGGCGTCCCACAACGCTGATCTGGCCTGATACTGCTCATCCGAATCCTCCAACCACAGCCCCCGCGTGCTGGCAGTCGGCGGTGGCGTGCCCGCGCCCGCCTCGATTGCCCGCATCGGCGGGCCGACACGTTGACTGATAGCCTCTGGCAGTGGATTACCCTCCAGCAAAAGGGTACGGCGCCAACGTTCAGGCGCAGCAAGCACAGCGTCGGAGACGCCCGTGATGTGGTTGTCGCGCAGATCGGCAACGATCAGCTGGGCACACTGTTGAAGATCTTCGGGCAGCGCCAGCAACTGGGTGCCCCGCAGGTTCAACTCCTCCAGCCGCAGCATTGTCTGAAGTTGCACACTGGTGGCTCCCAAAGGGTTGTAGCTCAGGTCCAGGGTGCGCAACCGGGTGAGACTTGCCAGCGCTCTGGCTCCGGCAACGGTGACGCTGATCTGGTTGCCAGCCAAGCGCAGGTTGCGCAACTGGCCAAGGTGAGCGAGATCATTGGGGATACTGGTCAAAACATTGTTGCCAAGGTTCAGCCAGCGCAGTTGAGTGAAGCAACGCAGAAACCCATCAGGAAGTTCATCCAGGCTCAGGCCCATCAATGTCAGGTGCGCGACATGGCCGAAATCTGTGTTGGCCGGCAGATGCGGTAGGCTGCGCAAGGGGATGTCGTGCAGGCTCAGGGTAAGCCCTTGGGGCACATCCCATTGGTCGATGATACGCTCGCCTATCAACTGCCAACTGCGCTGAAGCTGCAGCGCGGCCTGCCGCCTCAGGGCACTGGCGGTATCACCGCGCGCGCGGCTCACCCATTGTGCAAGGGCCTGTTCCAACATGCGGTATTGGCGCTCTTGCAGCAGCAAGTTGCTATAGGCAGAGCCCGGACGCTCCAGCAGCAGTTCCAGGTAGATCTGCACTTCGGCCTCGTTGAAGCCGGGGTAAAGCGCACGTATGCGAGACTGCAGCAGGTTCTGGGCAGCACCACCCCCAGTCATCCGCCCGCTCAACAGGTAACCGACGCGACCATCGGGCAGGCGCCGGACTGGGTTGCTCGGTGCGCCCGCGTCAGGCATGCCCAGTAACCGCAGCATGTCCTCGCGTTGCCGTGGTAGCCAGCCCTGCAGTGCCTTGCGCAGTTTCGCCGCACCGTCGGCACCGGCCCAGCCGAGGCGCGCTTTGTCTGCACCGCTCAGGCAGCTCAGGAGCAGCTCCAGCAGCTCGCCTGGCTCACCGGTCGCGCCGTGCAATGGAGCCTGTGTCGGGCCAAAGAGGCGGAATTTGCCGGCGGCCCTGACCAGTATCGGGTAGGGTTTAGCCAACGCTGGCTGGTGCAGACTGGCGAGCAACCTGCCCGTGGCCGAACGTTCGTGTAAAGCCAAAGGCTGTGTTGCAGGCCACCGCCCGGCCTGGCTCAACAAGGCAAATACTAGCCTGACCTGATCCGCCCGATAGCTGCACCTAAGGTATAAGCCCTCGCGCATGCGGGTCAGTTGGGCCACTTGCAGCAACTGGCGTGCCTGCTTGGCTACTGCCAGCGGTATGCGCAAACCCGTGCGCATTGCCACACGCTGCTCGTTGCTCAGGTGCCTGAGCAGGCTCACGGCATAGGCATCGGGCAGGCCAGGAAAGTCTCGCTGCAGCAACGCGCGCTGTGGGTCATCAGCCCAATAAACGTTGGCGAAGTGCTCGAACAGGCGCTCGCGCAGTTCATCAGCCTGCTGCACGATGGTGTCGCTTTGCGCTCGCAGGTCAAGCGTCTGAATCCCCAGGTGGTCGACGCACCATTGCCACAGTTCGGCATCGGTATCGGCAGCGCCGCTGGCTACTGCGCCAAGGAAGTGCTCGACTCTGGCATCCACCGCGAAGCGTTCCAAGGTATCGCGCAAGGCTACCGGCAGTGGTCGATTTTCCACCAACAGGCCACGCAGCAAGGCTTCATCCACCCCTGCCACCGCCATCACCTGGGCAGCTCGCTCATCCGTAAAGGCTTGCGCTGGCGGCCATAGTCGCCCCAGCAACAAAGCCTGGCCCTGCCATTCCAGAGGCCGTTCGTAGGTCAGGCGCCAGGCTCGCTCTCCGTTGAATTCCAAGGCCGGGCCAAAGGCCTGTGGATCGCGTGCATCCAGTAAACGCCAAGGGCCTTGGTCACTGTTAGCCCGCACTCGGTAGTACACCCCCTGCTGGAGCCACCAGTGGTCAGTCCCGTCACTGAGCAAGCCATTGTCGAGCGTCGTCAGTGGCGAGGGCGGGTTGGGATCGACATACGGCGCCAGAGTATTGAACCAGAGCCGCTGCTCACCTTCGTCATTGATCACAGGCTCCAGCCCGTCGACCCAGGCACTGCGGGTGAAGGCTCCCGCTACAAGCCTGGCGCCCGCCGCTGTGGCTGCATTGACTGCAACTGACTCAGCCACTGCGAGCATATGCCCCAGCGCTTCGTGCTGGTGGCCTTGCGACCAATCGGCAACGCCTTCGCAAACTTCACGCAGGGTGCTAATGACCATATCTGCCAACAACAGCTGACCCACTCCCGGCACAAAGAGCCCCGCCAGGTTCACCAGAGCAAGCCCAACCGACTGCATGAGCGCGAGACGATCGCGGGACTGACGCGCATCGACATCGGCATTGGGCACTGCCAGAAACCTTGCATCCTCGCGTATACGCTCCAAATGTGCCGCCGCAAGGGTTTCGAACAACGCTCCGTCCACCCTTTGCAACGAAGGCGCAAGGTCTGGCTCATCATCGAGCAGACGCAAGTTCAGTGTGTGCATAAACGCCGCGCGATCCTGCAGCGCCACGCGCTGCAGGAGCTTGTGTCTTTTTACTGGCGACTCCATCCACACCAACAGCAGCGTGTTCACCGCCCCCCAGGTGGCGAAATGCCGAACCGGATTGTCCGGGTCGTCTGGCATAACCAGCAATATTCCGTTCACCGCCTTGACCTCGATCGGCACACTGACGCTGGGCAGCCAGCTGCCGCTGAGCTCCACTGCCAGCACACCATCGAGCACACTGTTAAGCATCTGCAGCGGGCCGCAACGTACGTCAGTGCTCACTGCATGACGGGGTGAGCGACCCTGTGCCAAGTCGCGCAATACCCTTAGCTCTTCAGACGGTATCAGCCTGCGGCTGGCGGCGATTTCGGTTCGCAAAGCCAGGGCCAGGCGTATATCGGTGGCCACTTCCCGCGCGAAGTTTTCAGTCAGCAGCTGCGCCAGATGCTGCTGATACTGGTGGCCCACATCCACAGAACGGCACAGCTCAACGACACCGTCGCTGTCTTTGCTCAAAACCTGCTCCGCAGCCCCGGCGGCCTGATCAGCCGGGTACACCAAGGCGGTCTCGCTGTAAAACGACTCGCCTGCCTGAAAGTTCTGCATCAGTTTTTGCAGGGCCGGCATGCGCACGAAGTAACTGTGGTCTACCGGCAATTGATCGGGTTTGAGGGTGAATTGACGACGCTCTTCCCGCCAGACCGCGCGCGCCAGGTCGATGTGCAACCCCATTGACCTGCCCAGTTGGGTCTCGAGCATGCGCTTTGCGAACGCGTCCAATGGCTGCAACCTTGCTAATACAGCGGCAATCTTTCGTTGGCTTGCCATGTGCAACTGGTAAGCCTGCCGTATATCGATGACTTGCTGTGCTGACAACGAACCAAGCCAGGCGCTCATGCGTTCAGCAAGAAACTGATCGGCCGCATGGGCCAGTTTCGCGGGGTGGGTGGCGATTGGCATGCAGGTAACCCTTGGGTGGGAAACGTGCAAAGATGCGCGCCACGCCAAGCGCCGGGCAGGGGGAATCAATGACTGGTCTGTCGAGCCTGAATCAAGGCCCGATAGTGCCCAGGGTTGCAGCCAAACCACTTGCGAAACGCTTTGTAGAACGAACTGCTGTCGGCAAAGCCCAGACGCTCGGCGATTTCGCCCATTGCCACATCGTCCCCGCTCAACCAGGCGATCGCCAACTCACGGCGCACGCTGTCTTTCAAGCCTTGGTAGGTCTGGCCCTCTTCGGCCAAACGGCGGCGCAAGGTCGAGACTGACAGGCACAGCTGCCGTGCAAGTTGGTCGGCATCGGGCCATTGCCCGGGTGCCAATTGCAACAGGTCGGTACGGATACGCCGCCCGAGGCTAGACGGGTCACGGTACTTGACCAGAATGTTGCCGGGAATTTCGGCCAGAAAGCGCTGCAGCTCTTGCTCAGTGCGCCGCAGTGGCAATTGCAGGCACTCTGAAGGAATAATCATGCGCGTGCGCGGGCGCATGAACTGAAGGTTTTCGGAGAACATGACTCGGTAATCATCGCAAAATGGCGGCTCGGCGCAGCGCAGATCGATAGCCAGAATCGGAATACGCCGCCCCGCAAGCCAGCACGCCACGCCATGCACGATCATCCAGAAAGTGAAATAGGTGAAGGCCCGACGGGGTTCTTCACGTGGCTCATTGATCACGATTTCGGCCAGGCCCTGCTGGCGTACCAAGCCAGGCTGCATGTCCTGCAGCATCAGCGAAAGAAACGTCAGTGCGGTCTCAATGCCAGCCCCGAGGGTTGGTTGCCCCATACTGGCGCGGCACATGAACGCTAGGCTGCCGCTGCGCAGGCCTCGCGGGTCCATGGCGAAGAACTCATCGTTGCAGCGGCGCGCCAGCAAGCGCCATAGGCGGGCATAGGACTCGGCACTGACCCGTGCCTGGGGCTGGTGAAGGTGTTCGAAGGCAATGCCGGCCCCGGCCAGCAGGCTGGCGTCAGGCTCTGCGGCGGGGCAGGTCTGCAGCAAGGCTTCACGCACCAACTGCATGGAAATGGTGTCTTTGTCGCTCATCGACGTTCCTGTCGGCGGGTTGCCGGCCATCTTAGGCCGCCTCAGGCAAAACAGCCATCACTGCGCTGCCAAGCCCAGAAACGCTTGGATCAAGCGCAATTCGCTGCGCCGTTGCAGGCACCCGAGCCAGTGCTGGCTGACCAGCCCCTCACCGGCCAATGGCCGCGCTACCACCCTTGGATCGTTGGCCACCTCGGTGGAAGAAACCACCCCAACACCCAGCTCGGCTGCCACCGCTTCGGTAACCGCTTCCCGGCTGTCCAGTTCCAGCAACACCCTTGGCTGCACGCCCGCCTGCAGGCACGCCTTATCAAAGGTACGGCGCGTGGTTGAGCCGGGTTCGCGCAGCACCATGATCTGCTGATGCAGCGCGGCCAGCGGCACGTCGCCTTTAGCGCTGGCCCAGGGATGCCCGGCGGGCACCAACACACACACGCGCGATTGGCAGAGCGGCTGCAAATAAAGCCCCTTGCGAGGCGCTATCTCGGTCAGCACCGCCACGTCGGCATGCTCGGACAGCAATGCCGCCAGTGTCTGCTGAGCGTTGCCAAGGCGCAGATTCACCGTGATGCCAGGGTAGCGTTCGCGCAACTGCGCCAGCATGGGCATGACCCGATGTGGGCCATCGGCAGCCACTTCCAAGCGTCCGGTCAGTAATTGTCGGTTGGCCTCAAGCATGGCCTGGGCTTGCTCTGCCAAGCCGAACATGGCGCGAGTGATGGCGGCCAGGCGGATGCCCTCTTCGGTCAACTCCACCCGACGTGCAGTGCGTCGCAACAGGGTGACCTGGTAGTGCTCCTCCAGGGCTTTGACATGACCGGTGACCGCCGGCTGACTGATGAACAGCCGCTCTGCCGCGCGGGTAAAGCTGCCCTCACGGGCAACCGCATCGAAGGCACGCAACTGGAACAGGTTCATACTCATCGGCCTGACTTATAGCTGGGATAACAACAAGCAATTTGATTGATACAAGCCTGGATTGCAACCTAGCCACCCATCGTTACTGCCCAGCGCCCGCGAGGAATAACGCAATGCGCAATGCCCCAGTTCTTCTGACTCCAGGCCCCCTTACCACATCGATGCGCACCCGCCAGGCCATGCTGGTGGATTGGGGATCTTGGGATCGCGACTTCAACCAACTGACGGCCAATGTCTGCGAGCAACTGCTCGCAATTGTCGGCGCCAGCGCCAGCCATCACTGCGTGCCTCTGCAAGGCAGTGGCACCTTCGCGGTGGAGGCTGCTATCGGCACGCTGGTACCGCGCGACGGTAAAGTGCTGGTGCTGATCAACGGCGCCTATGGCCAGCGACTGGCCAAGATCTGCCAGGTGCTGGGCCGCAGCTACAGTGTTTTCGAAACCAGCGAGGATCAGCCGACCACAGCTGCCGATGTCCAGCGCCTGCTGGCTGGCGACCCGGCGGTAAGCCACGTGGCCTTGATCCACTGCGAGACCAGTACAGGCATTCTCAACCCGCTGGCCGACATAGCCCAGGTGGTCCAGCGCCACGGCAAGCGCCTGATCATCGACGCCATGAGCTCGTTCGGCGCGCTACCGATCGACGCCCGCGAAATTCCATTCGAAGCACTCATCGCGGCCTCCGGAAAGTGCCTGGAAGGCGTGCCTGGCATGGGTTTCGTATTTGCCGAGAAAAACGCTTTGGCTGGCGCCCAAGGCAATGCTCACTCGCTCGCCATGGACCTGCATGACCAGCACGCTTACATGGCCAAGACCGGCCAGTGGCGCTTTACCCCGCCCACCCATGTGGTCGCCGCCCTCTATGAGGCGTTGCAGCAGTACCACGAAGAAGGTGGCCTACCAGCACGCCACCAGCGCTACGCCGAGAACTGCAAGACCCTGCTCCAAGGCATGGCCGCCATTGGCCTGCGCACCTTCCTGCCCGCCAACATCCAGGCACCGATCATTGTCACCTTCCATGCTCCCCGCGATCCCTGCTACCAGTTCAAAGACTTCTACGAGCGAGTCAAAGCCAAAGGTTTCATCCTTTACCCGGGCAAGTTGACCCAGGTCGAAACCTTCCGCGTCGGTTGCATCGGTGTGGTCGGTGCCGATGGCATGCAGGCGGCGGTAAATGCCGTGGCCGATGCACTGCGGGAACTGCAAGTGCAGGACATCTGACCCTCGCCCCTCAATTCAGGAATTAGCGCTGATGAACTACAGCCACCCTACCCAGCTGCAAGCCGCCATCCTCGACTGGGCCGGCACCGTGGTCGACTTCGGCTCGTTCGCCCCCACCCAGATCTTCGTCGAAGCCTTCGCCGAGTTCGACGTGCAGGTGTCCGTCGAGCAAGCGAGGGGCCCTATGGGCATGGGCAAATGGGACCACATTCGTACCCTGTGTGACCTGCCTGACATCGCCGAGCGCTACCGCCAGGTGTTCGGCCGCACCCCGACCGACGATGACGTGACTGCCATCTACAATCGCTTCATGCCGCTGCAGATAGAAAAGATCGCCATGCATTCGGCGTTGATACCTGGGGCGCTGCACACCCTGACCCGACTGCGCCAGAGCGGCTTGAAGATCGGCTCGTGCTCGGGCTATCCGAAGGTTGTCATGGACAAGGTGGT
Proteins encoded in this region:
- a CDS encoding NEL-type E3 ubiquitin ligase domain-containing protein, which encodes MPIATHPAKLAHAADQFLAERMSAWLGSLSAQQVIDIRQAYQLHMASQRKIAAVLARLQPLDAFAKRMLETQLGRSMGLHIDLARAVWREERRQFTLKPDQLPVDHSYFVRMPALQKLMQNFQAGESFYSETALVYPADQAAGAAEQVLSKDSDGVVELCRSVDVGHQYQQHLAQLLTENFAREVATDIRLALALRTEIAASRRLIPSEELRVLRDLAQGRSPRHAVSTDVRCGPLQMLNSVLDGVLAVELSGSWLPSVSVPIEVKAVNGILLVMPDDPDNPVRHFATWGAVNTLLLVWMESPVKRHKLLQRVALQDRAAFMHTLNLRLLDDEPDLAPSLQRVDGALFETLAAAHLERIREDARFLAVPNADVDARQSRDRLALMQSVGLALVNLAGLFVPGVGQLLLADMVISTLREVCEGVADWSQGHQHEALGHMLAVAESVAVNAATAAGARLVAGAFTRSAWVDGLEPVINDEGEQRLWFNTLAPYVDPNPPSPLTTLDNGLLSDGTDHWWLQQGVYYRVRANSDQGPWRLLDARDPQAFGPALEFNGERAWRLTYERPLEWQGQALLLGRLWPPAQAFTDERAAQVMAVAGVDEALLRGLLVENRPLPVALRDTLERFAVDARVEHFLGAVASGAADTDAELWQWCVDHLGIQTLDLRAQSDTIVQQADELRERLFEHFANVYWADDPQRALLQRDFPGLPDAYAVSLLRHLSNEQRVAMRTGLRIPLAVAKQARQLLQVAQLTRMREGLYLRCSYRADQVRLVFALLSQAGRWPATQPLALHERSATGRLLASLHQPALAKPYPILVRAAGKFRLFGPTQAPLHGATGEPGELLELLLSCLSGADKARLGWAGADGAAKLRKALQGWLPRQREDMLRLLGMPDAGAPSNPVRRLPDGRVGYLLSGRMTGGGAAQNLLQSRIRALYPGFNEAEVQIYLELLLERPGSAYSNLLLQERQYRMLEQALAQWVSRARGDTASALRRQAALQLQRSWQLIGERIIDQWDVPQGLTLSLHDIPLRSLPHLPANTDFGHVAHLTLMGLSLDELPDGFLRCFTQLRWLNLGNNVLTSIPNDLAHLGQLRNLRLAGNQISVTVAGARALASLTRLRTLDLSYNPLGATSVQLQTMLRLEELNLRGTQLLALPEDLQQCAQLIVADLRDNHITGVSDAVLAAPERWRRTLLLEGNPLPEAISQRVGPPMRAIEAGAGTPPPTASTRGLWLEDSDEQYQARSALWDALNVEPGSQDFFQLLDALTGTQDFERVPADLRRRVWVVLEQAAGDTSLRDDLFSLAAHPRTCMDSVASCFSRLEVQVYVAQALRESPPQAGRLARLELARRLFRLDQVETLAREDMQVRRTQGQDVDEVEMSLAYRIGLARVLDLPGQPRTMHFPALSGVNQHHLDTAAMAVRHAETTDALARYVSQRDFWLDSLRSSHGQLFSEVEAPFWSQLEALDNSPSSSGDYLLAANRLADERQAAVKELALRLTREALAELPDPAS
- a CDS encoding LysR substrate-binding domain-containing protein; translated protein: MNLFQLRAFDAVAREGSFTRAAERLFISQPAVTGHVKALEEHYQVTLLRRTARRVELTEEGIRLAAITRAMFGLAEQAQAMLEANRQLLTGRLEVAADGPHRVMPMLAQLRERYPGITVNLRLGNAQQTLAALLSEHADVAVLTEIAPRKGLYLQPLCQSRVCVLVPAGHPWASAKGDVPLAALHQQIMVLREPGSTTRRTFDKACLQAGVQPRVLLELDSREAVTEAVAAELGVGVVSSTEVANDPRVVARPLAGEGLVSQHWLGCLQRRSELRLIQAFLGLAAQ
- a CDS encoding AraC family transcriptional regulator, which gives rise to MSDKDTISMQLVREALLQTCPAAEPDASLLAGAGIAFEHLHQPQARVSAESYARLWRLLARRCNDEFFAMDPRGLRSGSLAFMCRASMGQPTLGAGIETALTFLSLMLQDMQPGLVRQQGLAEIVINEPREEPRRAFTYFTFWMIVHGVACWLAGRRIPILAIDLRCAEPPFCDDYRVMFSENLQFMRPRTRMIIPSECLQLPLRRTEQELQRFLAEIPGNILVKYRDPSSLGRRIRTDLLQLAPGQWPDADQLARQLCLSVSTLRRRLAEEGQTYQGLKDSVRRELAIAWLSGDDVAMGEIAERLGFADSSSFYKAFRKWFGCNPGHYRALIQARQTSH